A region from the Desulfomonilaceae bacterium genome encodes:
- a CDS encoding site-specific integrase, which translates to MPTEKQRIPGLILRGKTWWIDKKVSGKRICESCRTGDYEEAVKYFCFKVDQLRQFQIYGVRPKRTFREAAIRYLNESSKSSIAEDARVIKKMDKWVGDLNIDEIHMGKLQPYIECERNRGLKNRTINGGIQVVRHVLNLCANEWLDENGQTWLAHAPKIKLIPEVDRRSPYPLDWSEQIRIFNELPVHLRDMCLFNVNTGTREAEVCGLMWDWEVDVEELNTSVFIIPDYKVKNRDDRLVVLNSEAKAIIEKRRGVHPTHVFTYQGHPVKKMNTKAWRRARDKVGIPEARVHDLKHTYGRRLRAVGVDLETRMDLLGHRSGKITTHYSAPELEALIAASEKVCRDNSRKSHAIVILKSRLKRAVNG; encoded by the coding sequence ATGCCGACAGAAAAGCAAAGAATTCCGGGCCTTATCCTACGTGGAAAAACCTGGTGGATCGACAAAAAAGTCTCTGGAAAAAGAATTTGCGAGAGCTGTCGAACAGGCGACTATGAAGAAGCGGTAAAATATTTCTGCTTCAAGGTAGATCAGCTCAGGCAATTTCAGATTTACGGGGTTCGGCCCAAACGAACATTTCGTGAAGCGGCCATTCGGTATCTGAATGAGAGTTCGAAATCTTCGATAGCTGAAGACGCCAGGGTGATCAAAAAGATGGATAAGTGGGTTGGGGATCTGAATATTGATGAGATTCACATGGGAAAACTCCAACCCTACATTGAGTGCGAACGCAACAGAGGGCTTAAGAATCGTACAATAAACGGCGGGATTCAGGTCGTTCGTCATGTGCTTAATTTATGCGCCAATGAATGGCTTGATGAAAACGGCCAAACGTGGTTAGCCCATGCGCCCAAGATTAAGCTGATCCCGGAAGTTGACAGGCGTTCGCCCTACCCTCTTGACTGGTCGGAACAAATTAGGATCTTTAATGAACTGCCGGTCCATTTACGTGACATGTGTCTTTTTAACGTGAATACCGGCACACGGGAAGCGGAAGTATGTGGCTTAATGTGGGATTGGGAAGTTGATGTAGAAGAGCTGAACACCTCAGTTTTTATAATCCCGGATTACAAGGTTAAGAACCGGGATGACCGACTGGTCGTCCTCAACTCTGAAGCCAAGGCGATTATAGAAAAACGTCGCGGGGTTCACCCAACCCATGTTTTCACTTACCAGGGCCACCCTGTAAAAAAGATGAACACAAAGGCCTGGCGACGGGCAAGGGACAAGGTTGGAATACCAGAAGCCCGTGTTCATGACTTGAAACATACCTACGGTCGCCGTTTGAGGGCCGTCGGTGTTGATTTGGAAACCCGAATGGATTTGTTGGGGCATCGTAGTGGAAAGATTACGACTCATTACAGCGCCCCGGAATTAGAAGCGTTAATAGCGGCTTCTGAAAAGGTATGCCGGGACAATTCACGCAAATCTCACGCAATAGTGATTTTGAAGAGTAGATTAAAGCGGGCTGTTAATGGTTAA
- a CDS encoding primase-helicase zinc-binding domain-containing protein produces the protein MDSNLLLFVRQDVPSKFVASTNGGEYAGPCPVCGGTDRFRVWPKEGNGGRFWCRQCGQNGDMIEYLRWNRNMTFQEACRVVGKPLSVPKKMVVDHSWWKKRPQIETTTTINFND, from the coding sequence ATGGATTCAAACTTACTCTTGTTTGTGCGCCAGGACGTTCCTTCCAAATTCGTCGCGTCTACAAATGGTGGCGAATATGCCGGCCCCTGCCCTGTCTGTGGCGGTACAGACCGGTTCCGGGTCTGGCCAAAAGAAGGTAACGGGGGCCGTTTCTGGTGTCGTCAATGTGGCCAGAATGGGGATATGATCGAATATCTCCGGTGGAATCGTAACATGACTTTTCAGGAGGCTTGTCGTGTCGTGGGCAAACCGCTGTCAGTTCCAAAAAAAATGGTGGTTGATCATTCATGGTGGAAAAAAAGACCCCAGATTGAAACGACGACAACTATTAATTTCAACGATTAA
- a CDS encoding phage/plasmid primase, P4 family, with translation MKNSLKKIKDSVESQANGTRNQLVEVYDYHDEQGRVAYQKCRFAPKSFSWRRPDIKNPGKWINQGALKGVRRVPYRLPELLASNKDIPIVITEGEKDCDVLFNIGFVATTFGSKEDCVKLLKDPGIPEHFRGRIIWLVADKDCKKENRASGYKAFRKAAAALTHVCRETRLFLLPGQGIKDPHDLVSSSGPDKAGEIITAQAQRAGIFRSNGANTFDKPNNKPISSAEILACLDSNEDGDALLYQRLMAGRLCYDHSTGDWCKWESNCWKLDRLNEATALIQELIDLYSREAQRQSKLAAMTSNPNETAANVHKQIVTNLLRRISSLHTRKRKKDVLALAANGENSLGITGDEWDRSTYLLPCQNGIVDLRTGKFRQALPSDFIRKVAPVEWCGLEAPTPQFEKFVNQILVDENYLPDPEMVSFVQRLFGYAIIGSVTEHIFPVLWGQRGRNGKGTLLLALNHALGPFSGSISVETLLQSRYEISGAAPRPDLMKLRGARLIWCSESDQGQRLSVAQVKKLCGGDPISARGVYARSQIDFIPTHQIFFLTNHKPTIPVGSQDPIWQRTKIIPFNLSFVDVPTKPWERTIDKLLPDKLKNEASGILAWLVRGALQWQVDGLRVPKRVHQATDEYCLEEDSVSRFLSECCRKDPKSAVQGSLIYNHYKDWAGQNGYTPVNQTLFGRQVGSEIPKEKSGGVVLYRGIALIESA, from the coding sequence ATGAAGAATTCTCTAAAAAAAATCAAGGATTCCGTTGAATCTCAAGCCAATGGGACCAGGAATCAACTCGTCGAGGTTTACGACTATCATGATGAGCAGGGCAGAGTCGCTTATCAAAAATGCCGATTTGCACCAAAATCTTTTTCCTGGCGCAGGCCAGATATCAAAAACCCCGGCAAATGGATCAACCAAGGCGCTCTAAAAGGCGTTCGACGGGTCCCATATCGTCTTCCCGAACTCCTTGCGTCCAATAAAGACATCCCAATTGTCATAACTGAAGGCGAAAAAGATTGTGACGTTTTATTCAACATTGGATTTGTGGCTACAACTTTCGGGTCCAAAGAAGACTGTGTAAAATTACTGAAAGACCCCGGCATCCCGGAACACTTCAGGGGTCGAATTATCTGGCTGGTCGCCGACAAGGATTGTAAAAAGGAAAATAGGGCTAGTGGGTACAAGGCTTTTCGTAAAGCCGCTGCCGCTTTAACCCATGTTTGCAGGGAAACTCGTCTGTTCCTCCTCCCAGGCCAAGGAATTAAAGACCCTCACGACCTGGTTTCAAGTTCCGGACCTGACAAAGCCGGGGAAATTATAACAGCCCAGGCCCAAAGAGCCGGAATATTTAGATCCAATGGCGCAAATACCTTCGACAAACCCAACAATAAGCCTATTTCCTCGGCTGAAATACTCGCATGTCTCGATTCAAATGAGGATGGTGACGCCTTGTTATACCAGCGACTTATGGCCGGCCGTTTGTGCTACGATCACTCGACCGGTGATTGGTGCAAGTGGGAGTCTAATTGCTGGAAACTGGACCGCTTGAACGAAGCCACTGCGTTGATTCAGGAACTTATTGATCTTTACAGCCGTGAAGCTCAACGTCAATCCAAATTGGCCGCAATGACGAGCAATCCCAACGAAACAGCGGCTAACGTCCATAAACAAATTGTAACCAACCTCCTTCGCAGAATATCGAGCCTGCATACCCGCAAGCGAAAAAAAGATGTTCTTGCTTTGGCGGCCAATGGAGAGAATTCGCTAGGGATAACCGGCGACGAATGGGATCGTTCCACTTACCTTCTTCCGTGCCAAAACGGCATAGTTGATTTAAGGACAGGGAAATTCCGCCAGGCCTTGCCTTCAGACTTTATTAGAAAGGTGGCCCCTGTTGAATGGTGTGGGCTGGAAGCTCCGACGCCTCAGTTTGAAAAGTTCGTGAATCAAATCCTGGTGGACGAAAATTACCTGCCGGACCCTGAAATGGTTTCGTTTGTTCAACGGCTTTTTGGTTACGCGATAATCGGTAGCGTGACAGAACACATTTTCCCTGTCCTGTGGGGGCAACGCGGCCGGAACGGCAAAGGCACACTTTTGCTTGCGCTGAACCATGCTTTAGGCCCTTTTTCCGGGAGCATTAGCGTTGAGACTCTATTGCAGTCAAGATATGAAATTTCAGGAGCTGCTCCCAGACCTGATCTTATGAAATTACGGGGAGCACGACTCATTTGGTGCAGTGAGAGTGATCAGGGTCAAAGGTTGAGCGTGGCGCAGGTCAAGAAACTTTGCGGTGGCGACCCGATTTCTGCGCGCGGCGTCTACGCCAGGAGCCAGATCGACTTTATTCCAACCCATCAAATTTTCTTTCTTACGAACCATAAGCCGACGATTCCGGTTGGATCACAGGACCCGATTTGGCAGCGAACAAAAATAATACCTTTTAATCTATCTTTCGTTGATGTCCCTACAAAACCCTGGGAGCGAACAATTGACAAGCTCCTTCCGGACAAACTCAAAAACGAGGCTTCTGGAATCCTTGCATGGCTGGTGAGGGGGGCTCTGCAGTGGCAGGTCGATGGCTTACGGGTTCCCAAACGCGTTCATCAGGCTACCGATGAATATTGCCTGGAGGAAGACAGTGTGAGCCGTTTCCTTTCGGAGTGTTGCCGAAAAGACCCGAAATCCGCTGTTCAGGGAAGTCTGATTTACAACCATTACAAGGATTGGGCTGGTCAAAATGGCTATACGCCTGTGAATCAAACACTTTTTGGACGCCAGGTTGGCTCTGAAATCCCAAAAGAGAAATCTGGCGGAGTGGTTCTGTACCGGGGGATAGCCCTCATAGAATCAGCCTAG